CTGATCGCGATCCCGACGACATCCTTGTTAATCGGAAATGAAACAAGCTTGATTTTACGAAACGAATTCATCACCGGAGCCAGAGTCATGGGAGGATCCCGGTTTCACATCATTCGCCGGCATGTGCTGCCGCATCTCGCTCCGAAGTTATGGATTCAATACGTTCAGCAGGTGATCCAAGTTCTCGTGCTTCTCGTTCATTTAGGCTTGTTCCACTTGTTCTTTGGCGGAACCATTAAAGAAAAGCTCCCCTTTATTAACGAAGTCGTCTATCGCTCTTCGACAGGCGAATGGGCCGGATTGATCGGCCATTACTATCATTTGTTGAGGTTTTTTCCGTGGTTGCCGCTCGTCCCGCTGTTCGCATTTGCATTCACGATCTTAGCAATGAACTTTATTTTGGAAGCGTTGAAATCGGCGATGGCTGAAAAAAATGAACGCAGAACACGGTTACCGAGCACGGAAAAAGAAAATCCCACTAAGCCTGTCCATCCGATCCACCCGTCATTTGAGCCGGTTTACCGCTCGAAGCCCATGTGAAAAAGCCGGGCGCAGTAAACGCCACCCGGCTTCTTTTTTTTGGATACCGATTAAACTTGCGGGATGGA
This genomic stretch from Bacillales bacterium harbors:
- a CDS encoding ABC transporter permease subunit, whose product is MLKLLVKKPLFLIGATFIILLVTASLIQEFVYDGYVPSEFLHYSDKGELLAKSPLTPAQHPPFGTDESGFDIFYMVILGAKYTLGIAFVVAGLRLAISVVLGLLYGNYFIQFKKYIAGLVDAFYYMPVALVAILLLRGSGIMFSTQNGFNSSVLERGFLEIVILTLIAIPTTSLLIGNETSLILRNEFITGARVMGGSRFHIIRRHVLPHLAPKLWIQYVQQVIQVLVLLVHLGLFHLFFGGTIKEKLPFINEVVYRSSTGEWAGLIGHYYHLLRFFPWLPLVPLFAFAFTILAMNFILEALKSAMAEKNERRTRLPSTEKENPTKPVHPIHPSFEPVYRSKPM